A window of the Candidatus Bathyarchaeia archaeon genome harbors these coding sequences:
- a CDS encoding vitamin B12-dependent ribonucleotide reductase, whose protein sequence is MPVSLIRKRDGRIVKFDPTKITNAIHKAIVAVKSEDGELASKLSAQVVAILEEEFKDKIPSVEDVQNIVERVLIKNGYDTIAKAYILYRQKRTELREQKKLLGVTDDLKLSFNAISVLERRYLLKDESGRVIETPSQMFRRVAKAIAKVDALYDKSADIETVKEEFYRVMANLEFLPNSPTLMNAGTDIGQLSACFVLPVGDSIEEIFDALKYMALIHKSGGGTGFSFSKLRPRGDVVKSTMGVASGPVSFMKIFDVATEVIKQGGRRRGANMGVLRVDHPDIIEFITAKEKEGVLTNFNISVGVTDEFMDAVEKDEYYSLVNPRNGAVVKRLKARAIFDLIATAAWKTGDPGLIFLDEINRRNPTPHVGVIESTNPCGEVPLLPYESCNLGSINLSKMVKDGEIDWDKIRRTVRTAVHFLDNVIDANKYPIPHIEKATKANRKIGLGVMGFAEMLIKLGIPYDSEEAIATAEKVMSFISEEARKKSVELGEERGSFPNFPGSIWDKMGYKAMRNATVTSIAPTGTISIIAGTSSGIEPLFAVAFVRNVMGTQLFEVNSVFEQIAKERGFYSTELISKIAKTGSVQGLSEVPPDVKRIFVTALEIAPEWHVRMQAAFQKYTDNAVSKTVNLPHEATIDDVRRIFMMTWKLKCKGITVYRYGSKAEQVLVVGGVQASSSSAATAPPPYVQVSSEFAGECPTGVCQY, encoded by the coding sequence ATGCCTGTTTCTCTAATTAGAAAGAGAGATGGGCGAATTGTTAAATTTGACCCGACAAAAATTACTAACGCTATCCATAAGGCTATTGTAGCCGTGAAGAGCGAAGATGGCGAGTTAGCATCTAAGCTTTCAGCCCAGGTTGTTGCCATACTTGAGGAGGAGTTTAAGGATAAAATTCCAAGCGTTGAGGATGTTCAGAACATTGTTGAGCGTGTTCTAATCAAAAACGGCTATGATACTATTGCAAAAGCATATATACTCTACAGGCAGAAGCGGACTGAACTAAGGGAGCAGAAGAAGCTTCTTGGCGTAACAGATGACTTAAAGCTCTCATTTAACGCAATAAGCGTTTTAGAGCGGAGGTATCTCCTTAAGGATGAAAGTGGAAGGGTTATTGAGACACCCTCACAGATGTTCAGGAGAGTAGCTAAAGCTATAGCTAAGGTCGATGCTCTTTACGATAAAAGCGCTGACATAGAGACAGTTAAGGAAGAATTCTATAGAGTTATGGCTAACCTTGAATTTCTCCCAAATTCACCGACGCTCATGAACGCTGGAACCGATATTGGGCAGCTCTCTGCATGCTTTGTGCTTCCAGTTGGGGATTCAATTGAGGAGATTTTTGATGCACTGAAATATATGGCGCTTATACATAAGTCTGGTGGTGGCACGGGCTTTTCCTTCTCAAAGCTCAGGCCGCGCGGCGATGTTGTTAAGTCCACAATGGGTGTCGCAAGCGGTCCAGTTTCCTTTATGAAAATATTTGATGTTGCCACCGAAGTGATTAAGCAGGGTGGTAGGCGTAGGGGCGCGAATATGGGGGTTCTCCGCGTTGATCATCCAGATATAATTGAGTTTATTACGGCTAAGGAGAAAGAGGGTGTCCTAACAAACTTCAATATATCCGTAGGTGTGACGGACGAATTCATGGATGCTGTTGAGAAGGACGAATATTATAGCCTAGTTAACCCCCGGAATGGTGCCGTTGTCAAACGTCTTAAAGCTAGGGCTATTTTTGACTTGATAGCAACAGCTGCTTGGAAGACTGGCGATCCAGGCTTAATCTTTCTCGATGAAATTAACCGGAGAAATCCAACGCCTCATGTCGGCGTTATAGAGAGCACAAATCCATGCGGTGAAGTTCCGCTTTTACCCTATGAGAGCTGTAATCTTGGATCCATTAATCTCTCTAAGATGGTTAAGGATGGTGAAATCGATTGGGACAAGATTAGGCGAACAGTTAGGACAGCTGTTCATTTCTTAGATAACGTTATAGATGCTAATAAATATCCTATACCCCATATTGAGAAGGCAACTAAGGCTAATAGGAAGATAGGTTTAGGTGTAATGGGATTCGCGGAGATGCTTATAAAACTTGGCATACCATATGATTCGGAAGAGGCTATTGCAACAGCCGAGAAAGTTATGTCATTTATCTCTGAGGAGGCTAGAAAGAAGTCTGTTGAGTTAGGTGAGGAGAGGGGTTCATTCCCGAATTTCCCGGGCAGCATATGGGATAAGATGGGCTATAAGGCTATGCGGAACGCAACCGTAACATCCATAGCTCCAACCGGAACAATAAGTATAATCGCTGGGACATCGAGCGGGATAGAGCCACTTTTCGCTGTAGCATTTGTCAGAAATGTTATGGGGACTCAGCTCTTTGAGGTCAATTCGGTCTTTGAGCAAATAGCCAAGGAGAGGGGCTTCTACAGCACTGAGCTGATTTCTAAAATCGCTAAGACAGGTTCGGTTCAGGGATTAAGTGAGGTTCCACCTGACGTTAAGAGAATATTTGTAACTGCTCTTGAGATAGCTCCTGAATGGCATGTTCGTATGCAAGCAGCCTTCCAGAAATACACGGATAATGCTGTCTCTAAAACCGTCAATTTACCCCATGAGGCAACAATAGATGATGTCCGAAGAATCTTCATGATGACATGGAAGCTTAAATGTAAGGGCATAACCGTATATCGCTATGGGAGCAAAGCCGAGCAGGTTTTAGTTGTCGGAGGGGTTCAAGCGTCAAGCTCAAGCGCCGCCACAGCTCCACCACCCTATGTTCAAGTGTCTTCAGAATTCGCGGGAGAATGCCCAACAGGCGTATGCCAATATTAA
- the rsmA gene encoding 16S rRNA (adenine(1518)-N(6)/adenine(1519)-N(6))-dimethyltransferase RsmA has product MGLLEETRRILNANKIYPRKRLGQNFLVEESVLDKMISYVFISDNDVVLEVGAGLGFLTERLAELAGQVIAVEIDSRLVKILVRRLSHYKNVMILRGDILKIPVPTFNKVVSIPPYSISSPLLFWLFKRNFDCAVLTFQEEFGQRLAALPNTENYGRLTVTAYYYADVDLLDFIPKEFFWPTPKVNSTIIRLRPRKPPFHVENEELFFKFIRGVFTQKNKKIRNAIVTFFRDIGISKNIYVQLIDSIPFYYRRVREMSPEELALAFNDLIMRLREMKRL; this is encoded by the coding sequence ATGGGGTTGCTAGAGGAAACTAGGAGAATTTTAAACGCCAACAAAATATATCCGAGAAAGAGACTTGGACAGAATTTCCTTGTTGAGGAAAGCGTTTTAGATAAAATGATTTCTTACGTATTCATCAGTGATAATGATGTTGTCCTAGAGGTTGGAGCCGGATTAGGCTTTCTCACAGAGCGCTTGGCAGAATTAGCTGGGCAAGTCATAGCTGTAGAAATAGATTCTCGACTAGTTAAGATCCTAGTTCGTCGTTTAAGCCATTATAAAAACGTGATGATTTTGAGGGGGGACATATTAAAGATTCCAGTTCCAACGTTTAATAAAGTTGTCTCAATCCCGCCATATTCAATTTCGTCACCTCTGCTCTTTTGGCTCTTTAAAAGAAATTTTGACTGTGCTGTCCTAACTTTTCAAGAAGAATTCGGTCAGCGTTTAGCAGCCTTACCTAACACGGAGAATTATGGGAGACTTACAGTGACAGCTTACTATTATGCTGATGTTGATTTATTAGATTTTATTCCTAAAGAGTTTTTCTGGCCTACGCCGAAGGTAAACTCTACAATTATCCGCTTAAGACCTAGGAAGCCTCCCTTCCACGTTGAAAACGAGGAGCTTTTCTTTAAGTTTATACGCGGGGTCTTCACGCAGAAAAATAAAAAGATTAGGAATGCTATTGTAACCTTCTTTAGAGATATTGGTATTTCTAAGAATATCTATGTTCAATTAATTGATTCCATACCATTCTATTACAGGAGGGTTAGAGAGATGAGTCCCGAAGAGCTAGCATTAGCATTTAATGACTTAATTATGAGATTGCGTGAGATGAAGCGCCTTTAA
- a CDS encoding DUF655 domain-containing protein, which translates to MERRTKSFQQIYEEYAYVVDYLPYGKPGLRLKHRAGAVVQLVGEEYFTLLEAVVKEGVVLKPSDRVYIGKNSRREVLYIIGRARYDDLTANAKMELENVIEKIVLNREAYFVGFFNTAKPVTPRMHALELIPGIGKKYMWKILDEREKKPFESFQDLQKRVNLPNPAKLITKRIIEELTGESKYRLFTRAS; encoded by the coding sequence ATGGAGCGTAGAACTAAAAGTTTTCAGCAGATTTACGAAGAATACGCTTATGTAGTAGACTATCTTCCCTATGGTAAACCTGGCTTAAGGTTAAAGCATAGAGCTGGCGCTGTCGTTCAACTTGTCGGTGAGGAATACTTCACATTACTAGAAGCCGTTGTTAAGGAAGGGGTTGTACTTAAGCCCTCTGATAGAGTTTATATTGGGAAGAATTCCCGTAGGGAAGTACTATACATAATTGGCAGAGCAAGATATGATGATTTAACGGCTAACGCTAAAATGGAGCTTGAGAATGTTATTGAAAAAATAGTCTTAAATAGGGAAGCGTATTTTGTGGGCTTCTTTAATACAGCTAAACCAGTAACTCCCAGAATGCATGCCCTAGAGTTAATACCAGGCATTGGTAAAAAATATATGTGGAAGATTTTAGATGAGCGGGAGAAAAAACCCTTTGAAAGTTTCCAGGACCTGCAGAAACGTGTGAACCTACCTAATCCAGCAAAATTAATAACTAAGAGAATTATAGAGGAGCTTACTGGCGAGAGTAAGTATAGGCTCTTCACAAGAGCATCTTAA
- a CDS encoding RNA polymerase Rpb4 family protein: MPRKILKVQPITIPEAKMILESLGEESLDQLQRRALDYATKMSYLDHESARKLLEELKAEGTLSEEEAVQIVNVMPKSVEELRIFLSGGRKIIETSKLEKILSILDKYRKE; the protein is encoded by the coding sequence ATGCCCAGAAAAATATTGAAAGTGCAACCCATAACGATTCCAGAAGCCAAAATGATCCTTGAATCTTTAGGTGAAGAGTCCCTAGATCAACTTCAGCGAAGGGCGCTTGACTATGCAACTAAAATGTCTTATCTAGATCATGAATCCGCCAGAAAACTTTTGGAAGAATTAAAGGCTGAGGGAACATTAAGTGAGGAGGAAGCTGTCCAAATAGTTAATGTTATGCCTAAAAGCGTTGAGGAGTTGAGGATATTCCTATCCGGCGGACGAAAAATAATTGAGACATCAAAGTTAGAAAAAATTTTAAGTATTTTAGACAAATATAGAAAAGAATAA
- a CDS encoding 50S ribosomal protein L21e, whose translation MPLSHGLRRKTRALLKKSPRDRGKSSLSRILYEYKPGDKIIIDIDPSVHKGMPHRRYQGRVGMIVAKRGRAYEVSVTQGDAIKEIIVRPEHMKPLA comes from the coding sequence ATGCCCCTATCTCACGGCTTACGTAGGAAAACACGTGCCCTTTTAAAGAAGAGTCCTAGAGATCGTGGAAAAAGCAGCCTGAGTAGGATATTGTATGAGTATAAACCCGGCGATAAAATTATCATTGATATAGATCCAAGCGTACATAAGGGTATGCCACACCGTAGATATCAGGGTAGGGTGGGCATGATAGTTGCAAAAAGGGGGAGAGCCTACGAGGTTAGTGTGACACAGGGTGATGCTATAAAGGAGATAATTGTTAGACCTGAACATATGAAACCTCTCGCATGA
- a CDS encoding tRNA pseudouridine(54/55) synthase Pus10 gives MGKDEFFREILECSYRMLEKYPLCDHCLGRQFAFLGFGVDNSERGRSIKMLLAMMAHKMAISEETKLKKMGVAILKTLATNGSFKMALDLLNKMRRRVGEVKKCFLCGGLFGNIEPIVSGAIESLKNYEFESFLVGIKLPLEIEEREDEFKAEFNVKYGESIKNEFSRIIGREISQKLNKKVDYMKPQIVVLINPFTREINLQVSSLFIAGRYRKLIRGIPQSKWICRKCRGKGCAKCNWTGKLYPESVEELIAKPILELTLGEETSFHAAGREDRDVRMLGQGRPFIIEVKKPKKRDIDLKELKEIINEYAKGKVEVLKLRLADKEDVKKLKSMEHAKKIYRVIVKFNREISDEEIEKLEKALTDVTIRQRTPLRVSHRRSDKIREKHIYETKIKRLTKSSVEMRIKCQGGLYVKELITGDNGRTDPSVSKIINAIAEPIELDVLNVLSER, from the coding sequence TTGGGTAAAGATGAGTTTTTTAGGGAGATACTTGAGTGCTCTTATAGGATGCTTGAGAAGTATCCTTTGTGTGATCATTGTTTAGGTAGACAATTTGCTTTTCTAGGCTTTGGTGTAGATAACTCTGAGAGGGGTAGGTCTATTAAGATGCTGTTAGCTATGATGGCTCATAAAATGGCTATTTCCGAAGAAACAAAATTGAAGAAGATGGGAGTTGCTATTCTTAAGACACTGGCAACTAATGGCTCATTTAAGATGGCATTAGATTTACTTAATAAGATGAGGAGGAGGGTTGGTGAAGTAAAGAAATGTTTTCTTTGCGGGGGACTATTTGGAAATATTGAGCCAATAGTTAGCGGGGCTATTGAGAGTTTAAAGAATTATGAGTTTGAGAGTTTTTTAGTAGGTATTAAGCTTCCCCTCGAGATTGAGGAGCGCGAGGACGAATTTAAGGCTGAGTTTAATGTTAAGTATGGGGAGAGTATTAAAAATGAGTTTAGTAGGATAATTGGGAGGGAGATATCCCAAAAGCTTAATAAAAAAGTTGATTATATGAAACCCCAGATAGTTGTCCTAATAAATCCCTTCACCAGGGAAATCAATTTACAAGTCAGCTCACTCTTTATAGCTGGAAGATATAGGAAGCTTATACGTGGAATACCCCAATCAAAATGGATATGTAGAAAGTGTCGTGGGAAAGGCTGTGCAAAATGTAATTGGACTGGGAAATTATATCCGGAATCCGTTGAGGAATTGATTGCCAAGCCAATATTGGAATTGACCCTTGGTGAAGAAACATCCTTTCATGCCGCTGGAAGGGAAGATAGAGATGTTCGCATGCTTGGACAGGGACGCCCATTTATAATTGAGGTTAAAAAACCCAAAAAGAGAGACATAGATCTTAAAGAACTTAAAGAGATCATAAATGAGTATGCTAAGGGAAAGGTTGAGGTGTTAAAACTTAGGCTTGCGGATAAGGAAGATGTGAAAAAACTTAAGAGTATGGAGCATGCTAAAAAAATCTACAGGGTTATTGTGAAATTTAATAGAGAGATTAGTGATGAAGAAATAGAAAAGCTGGAAAAAGCGCTCACCGATGTAACGATCCGACAGCGTACACCTCTACGTGTATCACATCGTAGATCAGATAAAATACGAGAAAAACACATATATGAGACTAAGATAAAAAGGTTGACAAAGAGTAGTGTGGAAATGAGGATTAAATGCCAAGGAGGTCTATACGTGAAGGAGCTTATAACTGGAGATAATGGACGAACAGATCCAAGCGTTTCAAAGATAATCAATGCTATAGCTGAACCTATCGAGCTCGATGTGTTAAATGTGTTAAGTGAGAGGTGA
- a CDS encoding O-methyltransferase — protein sequence MGLSKAEKVLKEIEEEAKMGRLPHSIVGPFRGQILVEVIRKTKPKRVLEIGTLVGYSAILMGKELNSDAHLITIEKDANSAKIARENIRRAEIPPTVEVLVGDALEVIPKLEGTFDLVFIDAEKSEYLNYLQLVEDKLHKGSVVIADNVDYAPDYLDYVRHSGRYISKYVPAGAGGVEISVKL from the coding sequence ATGGGTCTAAGTAAGGCGGAGAAGGTTTTGAAGGAAATCGAGGAGGAGGCTAAAATGGGACGGTTGCCTCATTCTATTGTGGGACCATTTAGGGGCCAAATTTTGGTAGAAGTTATTCGTAAGACCAAACCTAAACGTGTTTTGGAGATTGGAACACTTGTTGGATACTCAGCAATTTTAATGGGAAAGGAGTTGAATAGTGATGCCCACTTAATCACTATTGAAAAAGATGCTAATAGTGCAAAAATAGCGAGAGAGAACATAAGAAGGGCAGAGATACCGCCGACCGTGGAGGTCCTAGTCGGCGATGCTCTTGAAGTTATCCCGAAACTAGAGGGCACATTTGATCTCGTCTTCATAGATGCAGAAAAAAGTGAGTACCTAAATTACTTACAGCTAGTTGAGGACAAACTTCATAAAGGAAGCGTCGTAATTGCAGACAACGTAGATTATGCGCCAGACTACTTGGATTATGTAAGACATTCGGGAAGATATATAAGTAAATACGTACCAGCAGGTGCGGGTGGCGTTGAGATAAGTGTTAAGCTGTAA
- a CDS encoding DUF885 family protein, which translates to MTDLNDLDNRVFDLYSRINGVYDHEKELFVPSEHNIRGFLNEIGELRVELQKIKKSAENRVWAQHIEDLLDGMEVSLLEDMRYPSKYLRYLGYSIIRVLEDERENREKAEILISKLSYAKQFFESLKNICLTASDSRIERAIICAKNMEVDLEYFVKIAESWLQSEKDEHAKGLYLKLIEEFNKLKSYIDNFIIEAQNIKGKDRRILEDIPYATILNMRYGISLDWLLMRYEDELEKACRKFEELAAKLDPSKKPIDVLRERIHIPYDSPEEMFAAMKNFLKIAREKARNYLDFPEGESCEVIGVKEMEKDIYPMGHSGGPDPIKGGLKHTIALNQYNFRAFTKGWLMMMAIHEAYYGHNIHWIKIAMANLPKTFKIEGGKEVPLVEGLAHRGEELLQYIYEDEAFPLFVAWRRIHTALRVYIDVKLFHLKDLTPEDAVKLYMEIMGFDEQTSKGLVEAHLESRGYFVCYLAGYKMIEEIRKKVNMSEKEFSDKLFSAGFLSMNCIKMLFGINDP; encoded by the coding sequence ATGACCGATCTAAATGACTTAGATAATAGAGTTTTCGATTTATATAGCCGTATTAATGGTGTCTATGATCATGAAAAAGAGCTTTTTGTTCCCTCAGAGCATAATATTAGGGGTTTTCTTAACGAAATAGGTGAACTTAGGGTAGAGTTGCAGAAAATAAAGAAATCTGCGGAGAATAGGGTTTGGGCTCAGCATATCGAGGACCTGCTGGACGGAATGGAAGTAAGTTTACTTGAAGATATGCGCTATCCAAGCAAATACCTACGTTATCTTGGATACTCAATAATTAGAGTCTTAGAGGATGAACGAGAAAATAGGGAGAAAGCAGAGATATTAATTTCAAAATTATCGTATGCTAAGCAATTTTTTGAGAGTCTTAAAAATATATGCTTAACAGCTAGTGACTCCAGAATTGAGCGTGCAATAATATGTGCTAAAAATATGGAGGTAGATTTAGAATACTTTGTAAAAATTGCGGAATCTTGGCTTCAGAGCGAGAAGGATGAGCATGCAAAAGGACTTTATCTTAAACTAATTGAGGAGTTTAATAAGCTAAAGAGTTATATAGATAACTTCATAATTGAGGCACAAAATATTAAGGGTAAAGATAGAAGGATCTTGGAGGATATCCCATACGCTACTATTCTTAATATGCGATATGGGATCTCGCTTGATTGGCTCCTAATGCGGTATGAGGATGAACTTGAAAAGGCATGTAGGAAATTTGAAGAGCTAGCGGCGAAATTAGATCCAAGTAAAAAGCCTATAGATGTCTTAAGAGAGCGCATTCATATCCCCTATGACTCGCCGGAAGAGATGTTTGCGGCAATGAAGAACTTTCTAAAAATAGCTAGGGAGAAAGCGAGAAATTATCTAGATTTTCCTGAAGGAGAATCATGCGAAGTCATCGGAGTTAAAGAAATGGAGAAAGATATTTATCCAATGGGGCACTCCGGCGGGCCAGATCCAATAAAAGGTGGGTTAAAGCATACCATTGCCCTAAACCAATATAACTTCAGGGCTTTCACCAAAGGCTGGCTAATGATGATGGCTATACACGAAGCCTATTACGGACATAATATTCATTGGATTAAGATTGCAATGGCTAATTTACCTAAAACTTTCAAGATTGAGGGGGGTAAGGAAGTTCCCCTTGTTGAGGGGCTAGCACATAGGGGTGAAGAACTTTTACAGTACATTTATGAGGATGAAGCTTTCCCATTATTTGTTGCCTGGCGGAGGATCCATACGGCTCTCCGCGTATATATAGATGTCAAATTATTCCATCTTAAAGATTTAACACCTGAAGACGCTGTAAAATTATATATGGAAATAATGGGTTTCGATGAACAAACATCAAAAGGTTTAGTTGAAGCACACTTAGAGAGCAGAGGCTACTTCGTTTGCTATTTAGCTGGCTACAAGATGATAGAAGAAATTAGGAAAAAAGTAAATATGAGTGAGAAAGAGTTCAGCGATAAGCTCTTCTCAGCCGGTTTCCTATCAATGAATTGCATTAAAATGCTTTTTGGGATAAATGATCCATAA
- a CDS encoding prolyl oligopeptidase family serine peptidase yields the protein MSYADPYLWLENLGDQKVVNWVLEKDRRARDLLKPLSKQLMPRISKYYSLPYVISVKTSKAGNFILFRDSKSFKIGEITSEGSINEIINSENLGEDVVIQRFYISEDGGKLAFSFSLGGSDEGVIRIIDLKSKQILDELRGMIGDIVWLSEEKYYYVKLYSKEKTPDGVNPPTERVFLRENGKEEMVFGGGLPQLYFIGLKKSSRSNKALLSIMYGWTKSDVYVGDMEKPDSWRFLYGGGDLLAFPVDYVEGRYIITSFDGDEMGRLIAIDNKGKIDEILGEQEYPLEEAVIVKDKIVASYLVNASTRLKILGLNGKEEGEIKFEPLGVVISLHSNGEKCIFKYESFLIPYRIYLLENGNLKILCSEEVQRDFEIKEFWVTSKDLTKIHAFRVQNRPKSSNLVLAYGYGGYRISLTPRFYPFIIPFIEDGGVFVVANLRGGGEYGERWHRAGMRENKQNVFNDFIAVLEHLRSEGNKIVAYGVSNGGLLVGAILTQRPDLIDGALIGYPVLDMLRFDKLYIGKVWTTEFGDPENPRDREFLLKYSPYHNLVKRSYPPVMLFTGLHDDRVHPAHAFKFAAKLEEAGTFYLLRVETKSGHSGAAPQTKIEEYSDIMAFVYHMLGIHHG from the coding sequence ATGAGCTATGCTGACCCTTACCTATGGCTGGAAAATTTGGGGGATCAGAAGGTAGTGAATTGGGTGCTAGAAAAAGATAGGAGGGCAAGGGATCTTCTGAAGCCCCTCTCTAAACAACTTATGCCGAGAATTAGCAAGTATTACTCACTTCCATATGTTATATCGGTTAAGACAAGCAAGGCAGGCAACTTCATACTTTTCCGTGATAGTAAATCTTTTAAGATTGGCGAAATCACTTCAGAAGGCTCAATTAATGAGATTATTAATTCGGAAAATCTTGGAGAAGATGTAGTTATACAAAGATTTTACATATCTGAGGATGGGGGTAAACTTGCATTCTCATTCTCTTTAGGTGGCTCTGATGAGGGAGTGATTAGGATCATAGATTTAAAATCCAAGCAGATTCTAGACGAGTTAAGGGGAATGATAGGTGACATAGTCTGGTTAAGTGAGGAGAAATATTATTATGTGAAGCTTTACAGCAAGGAGAAGACACCTGATGGAGTAAATCCCCCAACCGAAAGAGTCTTTCTACGAGAAAATGGTAAGGAGGAGATGGTTTTTGGTGGTGGTCTTCCGCAACTGTACTTTATAGGTCTCAAGAAAAGTTCGCGGTCTAATAAAGCTCTACTATCCATCATGTATGGTTGGACTAAAAGTGATGTCTACGTTGGGGATATGGAGAAACCAGACAGCTGGAGATTCCTTTATGGTGGAGGCGATCTACTAGCGTTTCCAGTAGACTATGTTGAAGGAAGATATATTATAACAAGCTTTGATGGAGATGAAATGGGACGTTTAATTGCCATTGATAATAAAGGCAAAATTGATGAGATTTTGGGAGAACAGGAATATCCGCTAGAGGAGGCTGTTATAGTTAAAGATAAAATAGTGGCGTCCTACCTAGTTAATGCTTCTACAAGACTTAAAATATTGGGGCTGAATGGTAAAGAAGAGGGAGAGATAAAATTTGAGCCATTGGGCGTAGTGATTTCACTCCACTCTAATGGAGAGAAATGTATATTTAAGTATGAATCTTTTCTTATACCGTACCGTATATATCTCTTAGAAAATGGGAATTTGAAAATACTATGTTCGGAAGAGGTTCAGAGGGACTTTGAAATTAAAGAGTTCTGGGTTACATCTAAAGATTTAACGAAGATTCATGCATTTAGAGTTCAGAATAGGCCTAAATCAAGTAACCTTGTACTTGCATATGGTTACGGCGGTTATAGAATATCCTTAACCCCTAGATTCTACCCATTCATTATTCCATTCATTGAGGATGGAGGAGTATTTGTTGTTGCCAATTTACGGGGTGGAGGGGAGTATGGCGAGCGGTGGCACAGAGCTGGCATGCGTGAGAACAAACAAAATGTTTTTAATGATTTCATCGCGGTTTTGGAGCATTTAAGGAGCGAAGGAAATAAAATAGTGGCTTACGGCGTTAGTAATGGCGGGCTACTTGTAGGCGCAATTCTAACCCAGCGTCCAGATTTAATAGATGGAGCCCTCATAGGATACCCGGTGCTTGATATGCTGAGGTTTGACAAACTGTATATAGGTAAAGTATGGACTACTGAATTCGGCGATCCAGAAAATCCAAGGGATAGAGAGTTCTTACTCAAATACTCGCCGTACCATAACTTGGTCAAAAGGAGTTATCCGCCTGTAATGCTATTTACGGGATTGCATGATGACCGTGTTCACCCAGCACATGCCTTCAAGTTTGCTGCGAAGCTCGAAGAAGCTGGAACATTTTACTTGCTTAGGGTTGAGACTAAAAGTGGGCATTCTGGGGCTGCGCCGCAAACTAAAATAGAGGAATATTCTGATATAATGGCTTTTGTATATCATATGCTTGGAATACATCATGGCTGA